ATGCTCGCGGGTGCCATGAACCTTTTCCCGAAGCAACATAATTTAATTATAGGCTTAGGCTCTTGTATTACCTTTAATTTCATAAATAAGTTTAACCAGTTTCTAGGAGGGTCCATTTCTCCGGGATTAAATATGCGGTTAAAATCACTTCAACATTATACTGCACAACTGCCTCTGGTGGAGCCTGATTGGAATTTTCCGCTGATTGGTTATGACACACGCACCAACATCTTGAGCGGTGTAATAGGGGGAATGAGCAAAGAAATTGACGGAATAGTCGATGAATATAAGGTGAAATATAATAAGTTTAACGTACTTTTAACCGGTGGTGATTTGCCGTTTTTTGTCCCGCACATTAAAAACAAGATATTTGCAGACCCTTATTTAATTTACAAAGGTTTATACTTTATTAGTGAAAAAAATGCTTAAAAACAAAAAGTGGTTCCTATTATCAGTTTCTTTAATATTTATAATAAGTGTTTATGCACAGGAAAACTCTCCTTTTTCCCGTTACGGAATCGGTGATAATTTTCCCAATCAAACAATACAATATCGTGGAATTGGCGGTATGACTGCTGCTCAAGGAAGCCAACAGGCCTTAAACACCAATAATCCGGCAAGTTATTCAGACCTTTACACTTCGGGGTCAATAGGCGGTCTGGCTACATTTGATTTAGGAGTGGGAATTGATTCACGTACGTTGAAAAGTGTGTCTCCTGCAGCAAGTTATAATTCAGCTAATTTCATGCCTTACTATTTTTCCATGGGCTTACCGATTGCCAAAAAAGGATTTGGGCTTGTTTTTGGATTAAAGCCTATTACCCGAATTAATTATAACGTAGTAAAACACAATACATTACCGATACAAGGCTATCCTGACTCCATAGAACACTACACAAGTGTATATAGTGGCAATGGCGGCTTAAACCAAGTATTCCTGGGTGCCGGGAAAAAAATAGGCAATTTATCAATTGGTGTAAATCTTGGATACGACTTTGGCAAAAAAGATATCAAAACACAAACAGCATACGACTCTGCTTATTCAACAGGCACCGATCCAAGTCAAATACCTACAAAAGGTTCTATCAAGGATTCTCTTAATACATTTGGAGGTTTTGTATGGGAAGCCGGGCTTCAATATAAAGCAAAGCTCTCTGAAAGAATTGACCCTATTACAAAAATAACCAGCACTTATTATCTTACATTTGGTTTATCGGGTGCAATCAAACAAAATATTCATTTGAAACAGTCAGGTGCATTTTATACCTATTATGCAGCTGATGCCAATAACCCGCAAGCAATAGACACAGTTTATAGTACAGCTGTTAAAAAAGGTACCGCGACTTTACCTTTAAATTATAATATCGGTGTAATGTTGAATAATTACTCAGAAGGTATTGAAAAATGGGGTGTAGGCATGGAATATGACGCGAAAAAATGGGCTTCAGATTTTCGCATCAATAATGTACCGGAAACAGCATTTAACAATAGCTGGATTTTACGTGGAGGCGCTTATTTCACTCCAGACCCTCTGCGCGGAAAATCTTTTTTCTCTAGAGCAAAATATAGTTTAGGATTTTATACCAGTAAAGATAATTTTGCATTAAATAATGAAGATTATAAAACCAATGCAATAACTTTAGGGCTTGGATTTATGATAAGAAACTTCAATCGTCTTTCACGGCAATACAGTCTCATGAACACTTCATTAGAAATTGGCCGCAGAGGGGGGAGTAAAAATAATTATACCGAAAACTTCTTTAAATTCTCCATTGGTTTCTCACTAAGTGACCTTTGGTTTACCAAAAGAAGGTATCAATAGAACTATGACAACCTTTTCAAAAAATATTTTTAAAGCAGCATGCTACTTCTTAGCAGGCTGCTTTTTTTTATTGTCTTGCGAAAATGATATCAATGAAGTAAAAGCACTCAATAACCGGGGAATCAACACAGAAGAGGCCACAGACATCGAAAGTTATTTGAGTGTTGGAGGGAAAATCAAAGGAAAACTTACCGCGCCTTTAATGATTAGTACAGAGAAAGATACCACGAGTATGACTTTCCCAAAATCATTAAATGTATCATTTTTCGATTCCACCGGATTGCCTACAAGTTTTGTCTATGCAAAATATGGTATTTATTATAAATCATTGCGAAAGGTTTTATTAAAGGATAGCGTGATCGCAACGACCATTCAAGGAGATACTCTTACGACCAGTGAATTATGGTGGGATCAAAATACACAGGAGATTTATAGCGACAAACCATCCTTATTAAAACAAGCCGATCATAGTGTTATCCCAGGACAAGGAGGTTTTCACGCGAAACAAGATTTTAGTGAGTTTATATTTAACAATACCAACAATGGTATTATTAAACAAGATAGTACGATGACAATGTAAGAATATGGCACCATCATGTCTTTTATTCATGGAAGACATTGATTTATTATTTATCTAAGCAATTAATTCTAAACTATATTTTAAGATAGATGTTGAATTAAATAATTAGTTTTAATTTAGCCAACCATTCCGAACTTTATAAAACACCGCCTATGTCTCAGATAAGTGCACTAGTGGGTATTATTATTACGCTTTTACTCATCTTGTTTTTTGCAGGTATGGAAGCTGCATTTTTGACGGCCAATAGATTAAATATTGAATTAAAGAAAAAACAAGGAATCAGTGAAGGTATTTTATCTTCTCGCTTTGCAGATAACCCCACTTCATTTATTGGCACTAGCGTATTTGGTACACTTTTGTCCTTGGTTTTTTACGGTTTATTCTTCAACGACTTTTTCAATCATGTGTTCTGGCAAAAGACAAATTTTCATAATGAAAATTTACAACTCCTATTCAACACAGTCATTTCCACTGTCTTTATTGTTTTCTTCGGAAGATTCTTAGCAAGGCTCTTTTTCAACCGTAATGATAAATTATTTCATAGCCTGCTTTCTTTCTTTAGTATATTCTTCAACCTATTCAATAAACTGATAAAACTATTTATTAGTTTTTCAAATGGTATACTTAAATACCTATTCAACATTCGCTTAAAACCCGAGAAGCAACCTTTCGGCCGCATGCAAGTAGAGCATTTGTTTCAGCAAGCTAAAGATGCAGAAGGCATTAGTAATCAAGACTTAAATACTTATTTATTTGAAAATGCACTGACCTTACCAAATATTAAAATAAGGCAATGTTTAGTGCCACGTACGGAGATTATTGGCATCCCTATAGAGACGACAATCAGTAATTTGCAAAAAGAATTTATAAAAAACACCCAGAGTAAGCTAATAGTTTATGAAAAATCCATAGACAATATATTAGGCTATGTAACGCAGCAAAGTCTTTTTACCAATCCTGCATCAATGCGTGAAATATTGCAAACCATTTTTACAGTACCGGAAAGTATGAACATTATAGATCTGCTTACCCGTTTTTCTAAGGAACGCAAAAGTATTGCTTGGGTAGTTGACGAATTTGGCGGTACAGCAGGTATCATTACTGTTGAAGATATTCTTGCTGAACTATTTGGTGCAACACAGAATGATTTGAATAAAGATTTATTAGTAGAACAAAGGGTTGCAGAAAATGAGTTTGTTTTTTCTTGCAGGTTAGAATTGGCATATTTAAATGAAAAATATGATTTTCAATTTCCTGAAAACAGATCTGAAACACTCTCCGGATATATCATTAAGGAACACAAAGGCATCCCTAAACAGAAAGAACGCATCTTTATCGGTGATTATGAATTTGATATTATCAGCGTTACTGATACGCGTATTGGCACAGTTAAAATGAGAATTTTGCGGTAATTCACATTTACTCTAAAGAGATTCGTAAATAAAAAGTGCCGCACAATTAAATTTTATGCGGCACTTTTTATTTCAAAAGAATATTTTATTTAGATACGTTTTTGGGTTTCTTTAAAATGGCAAATATTTCAATACCAAAACCCAATAGTATTACAATAGGGGCAACGGTAATACGCCTAAAGCTATAAACCAAGTTGGTATCAAATACTTTTGGATCCATATTTTCGCCACCTGACATCAAAATCATACCCAAAGCAATAACAATCGCTCCGATAATCATCCAACGAATATTATCTTTCGTAAAATTTAATCCACCTTTTGGTTGAGTATTATTTTCCATCAATTTTATTTTGAAGAACAAATATGCAATATTATTTTGAAAGTACCACTAATACAAATCATCTAATCTAGATTTTAAGTACTTATTGACACTCCTATTCGTACTAAACCAAGAAATAAGCACCCCAAACACCAACATGCAGGCGTATAAAAGATAGTTTAATTTTTCGTCCTCTACCCTTCCAATCTCCGGAAAACGATCTCTTGTCCAATTGACTAAAATAATCATCACTACGATAGATATGAGTGCACTTATAAGACCATTTAATACAGCACGATTATTCATTGGTCTGGCTATAAATTTACGTGTAGCGCCTACCATCTGCATAGTTTTAATCAAGAAACGGTTGCTATACATCGTTAATTTAATTGTATTGTCGATACTTACAACGACCATTATACCCAATCCAATCATTACGACTAAAAATATCAACCCCAGCTTATTTACAATATTACTCATAGAGCTTACAAGGGTTTTAGGGTAATCTATTCCTGAAAGCTGGGAACCAAATTGCTGCATCAAATCATTGGATATTTTCGCCAAACTATCTTTATTTACATATTCTGCCCTTGCATAAAAATTGATACTTTCCGGGAGTGGGTTGTAATCTAAAATTTTATCCCAATCCTCATTATTATCTTGATTCCAGATTTCTTTAGCCTTCTCTTTATCAATGTAACGCACATTTTTGGCATAAGGTTGAGACTCAATAAAGTTTTGAATTTTTGCAATAGAATCTTTTCCTGCAACATTCAAATAAGCGCATACTTCTATTTGCTCCTGAAAATTATTGCCCATTGCTTTTAGGTTCAAAAAAATCCAACTCATCACACCCATTAATAGCAAGACTATCGAGATGCCTACAATACTGAGAATTGAATTTGATTTCTTTTTGCGTTTAGGAATATTGCTGTTTTCTGACATCGCCTATTTTTCAATATAAAATTTAAAAGTAAAGACCGAAGATAACTATGTAAGCTTTCTTTTGAAAAATAACTATATAAAATATCAAACGGTAGTTGCAAATTTAATCTTTACATACTAAAGACGTACATTTGCCATCAAATTTTTTAATATTCCTATATTTAAAAATATTTTGATTTTTTACTTTTAATTTTTGACTTGGAAATGGAGTATAATTTTCGCCAGATTGAGAAAAAATGGCAACAACAATGGAAAGACACGCAGGCATACAAAGTAGTTAACAACTTTGAAAAACCTAAATATTATGTGTTGGATATGTTTCCGTACCCCAGCGGAGCAGGCTTGCATGTGGGTCATCCATTGGGATATATTGCCAGTGATATTTATGCAAGATTCAAAAGATTAAAGGGCTTTAATGTGTTGCACCCAATGGGTTATGACGCATTTGGTTTGCCTGCCGAACAATATGCAATCGAACACGGCGTACATCCGGCAGTCTCCACTAAAAGAAATATCGAGACATTTGAAGCACAGCTTAACAACATTGGTTTTTGTTACGATTGGTCACGTAAAGTAAATACGAGCGAACCAAATTATTATACATGGACACAATGGATTTTCTTACAATTATTTAAAAGCTTCTATAACAAGATTGATCAAAAAGCAGAACCTATCAGTGTTTTAGAAGAAATATTTTCTCAGGAAGGAAACAAAAATCATGAATGTCCGGGAGACGACTCGATAAAATTTTCCGCAAAGGATTGGGGTAACTTTTCCGAAAAAGAAAAGCAAGATATTCTCATGAATTATCGCTTGGCATTTTGTGGTTACGGTGAAGTAAACTGGTGTGAAGCTTTAGGAACGGTATTGGCAAATGACGAGGTTGTAAACGGTGTGAGCGAACGTGGGGGTTTTCCGGTAGAGAAAAAGAAGCTGCGTCAGTGGTATTTGCGTATTACCGATTATGCGGATCGTTTACTTCAAGGCTTAGAAACTGTTGATTTCAGCGACGCCATGAAAGAAATGCAAAGCAATTGGATTGGCAAAAGTTCTGGAGCAGAAATTACTTTCGAGATCGAAAGTGAACGACAAAAAGTAAAAAACTTCACTGCCTATACCACAAGACCTGATACAATTATGGGTGTTGACTTTTGTGTATTAGCGCCGGAGTTAGATTATATTTTAGAAATCGCATCTGCCCAGCAAAAAGAGGAAGTAGAAAAATATATTGCCTATGTAAAAAGTCGAAGCGAACGCGAGCGTATGGCCGAAAAACGCATCACTGGATGCTTTACAGGCGCGTATGCCATCAATCCTTTTGATAAAACTAAGAAAATAGCTATTTATATCTCTGAATATGTTTTAGCCGGTTATGGTACAGGAGCTATTATGGCAGTGCCTTGCGGCGATGAGCGCGATTTTAAATTTGCAAAACATTTTAATATTCCTATTACCAATATTATCGGCAAATATTTTGATGGCGTCAATGCCAATCCTACCAAAGAAGCAACGCTGGAAAACAGTGGTTTCTTAAACGGTTTGCCAATGCGCAAAGCAATGGAAATAGTCATCGAAAAGCTGGCAGAAAAAGGCATTGGTAAACGCAAAATAAACTACCGCATGCGCGATGCGGCTTTTAGTCGTCAACGATATTGGGGGGAACCTTTTCCCATTATTTGGAAAGATGGCATTGCTATTCCTTTGGAGGAAAAAGAATTGCCTTTGTTATTACCCGAAGTAGAAAAATATGGTCCAGGTGCAAATGGTGAAGGACCACTATCTAACATTGAAAGCTGGACAGAACGTGGATTAGAAACGAATACGATGCCAGGCTATGCAGGCAGCAGTTGGTATTTTTTGCGTTATATGGATCCGCATAACAACGAAAGTTTCTGTGACAAAAAAGCCAGCGATTATTGGAACCAGGTAGATGTTTACATTGGCGGTACAGAGCACGCCGTGGGACATTTGTTGTACAGCCGTTTGTGGACAAAAGTTTTATTTGACCTGGGACATTTATCTTTTCAGGAACCGTTTAAGAAATTGATAAATCAGGGAATGATTCAGGGAAGTTCAAGGTTTGTGTACAGAATTCACGGGACAAATAAGTTCATATCTTCAGGAATAATTAATAATGAAGAAATAGATAAAATTCACGTTGACGTAAATATTGTCGATGGACTTGAATTAGATACAGAAAAATTCAAGCAATGGAAAAACGGAGAGTTTGCCAATGCAGCATTTATCTTAGAAAATGGCAAATATATCTGTGGGACGGAAGTAGAAAAAATGTCCAAATCAAAATTCAATACGGTTAATCCCGATGATTTAGTTGAACGTTTTGGGGCCGATACTTTCCGCATGTATGAGATGTTCTTAGGGCCGGTAGAACAATCCAAGCCTTGGGATACCAAAGGCATTGAAGGGGTACATCGTTTCTTGAAAAAACTATGGCGTTTGTTCTTTGATGAAATAAAATGTAAAGTTTGGAATGAAGAAAAACCAACAGACGCTGACTTAAAAATCCTGCACAAAGCCATTCAAAAAATTGAAAGTGATACCGAGCGCTTTTCTTTTAATACAGCAGTCTCGGCATTTATGGTTTGTGTAAATGATTTGCAAGATGCTAAATGTTATAAGAAAGAAATATTGGAGAAAGTATTAATAATGTTGACTCCATATGCACCTCATATTGCAGAAGAATTGTGGCATGCATTAGGTAATACAACAACGATTTTAGATGCTGAATTTCCAAAGTTTGAAGCAAAATACATAAAGGAATCAGCCAAGAATTATCCTGTAAGTATCAATGGTAAAATGCGCACCAACATGGAGTTCCCGCTGGATGCCACACAAGAAGAAGTGGAAAAAGCAGTTTTAGGAAATGAAGTTATTCAAAAGTGGATAGAAGATAAGCCTGTCAAGAAATTTATTTTTGTAAAAGGGAAAATGATAAATTTGGTTATTTAATGGTAAACTATTAATTCGTTAATATTTAATGAGGATTTCAACTTTATTCATTCTCACATTCCATTCAACATTATTTACAGCCATCTTCTTACGTTTTTTTTGTAATTTTTGTATTCGTGACCAAACTTTCTACGCAAATATGCTTCTTCTCTTTTGATTACGTACAAGTTGATAATGAGCGCTAATACAGGCATCACTATAAATGTCCAAAGATTGCCATACAATAAGGCAAAACCCAAATATAAAAAGTAAAACCCTATATACATAGGGTTGCGGCTAAACGCATATACACCATTGGTTTGTAAAGTTCTTGCAGGTCTTATAGTCACTACAGTATTGCAAGATCGAATAAATTGAACCCAAGCAGGTATTATATGTGCTATACCCGCCACCAAGAAAATCCAGCCTACAATGCGCGCAGCTTGTGTATGCAAAATCTCAAAATCAAAAGGCGCTGCGCTTTGTAATAAATAGGAGAAGAAGAAAAAGGCAATATAAAATAATGGCACCGGAATATATATGCCTGGATGGTCTTGGTTACTCATGACTTTTGTTTAAAAAATAGGCTATGGATATTTCTAATTAAATTTCCGAAAATTTAGTTAGAAGAACAAATATTTGCTTAAAATTCTTCTCCAAAATATCAATGATTTAACATATCAATTAATAGCAGGAATAGGAAAAACTTTACCAAAAGAAATAGTTTAGACAAGTATAATAATTGAATAGTATGCTCACCAGATATGATTGAATATAAATGGGAAAAGTTCAAAAACTGAACTTTTCCCATTTATTATATTCCTCTCAAAAAAAGATAAATAAAAAGTCTGTTACCCATTTCGAGAAACTAGTGCTAGACACTAAGTTGATTATAAGAAATTCCAGTAAAAAAAGATAAAAGATGAGGAATAAATCTATGAAAACATAAGGAGCTGAATATTTAAATTAAGGGTTTATAACTCTATGCTGATAAATAAATTTCAAGCAGCCCATCTGGTAAACTTACATGCACTTCTTGTTTTTTTCTATCTATTTTATTTAAGGTTTCACTATGCAAAGGAATTAGCACTTCTTTTTCCTGATAAGTGACTCTTAATAAAACCTGATGTGGTTGTTCAATTACTTCTTCCACTTTGGCAAGTGGTTTTTCTTCATTAAAGACCATATAGCCAATTAATGCAATGGGCGAAGCAGCATCCGCAATTTTTGCAAAATCTTCATGCCGCAACCATATATTCTTCTTTATAAATCTGTGTGCCGATTCTTTAGAATTTATTCCTTCACATTTTAAAAGTAGCTCATTCGTATTTTTTGCAGTCGATTTTTCTATAAAATAAGGAATATAAACACCTTTAGCTTCCTCAATAAAGATAGCTTCTACCTCTTTCAAGACTAGTTTTTTAGACAATGCATGTTGCACAACGATATCCCCATTTGTGCCATGAGTAGCTACCACCTTTCCAATATGAATATAATCCACTTATATTTGTTTTTATTTGAAAATACAATGCATATATATATATAAACATTCAATCCTATCATCCCGATACTTTTCTGTAATTACTCCTATCCAAGATTTCAATCGAAATTGAAAAAAATGTCCTTTAATGCGACCAATACTTCTTCTATTTGCTCTAATAAAATAGCCACGGAAAATCCGTGGCTATTTTCTTTTCTCTTAAAAAACTAAGCTTCTGTTGAAGGAGTTTCTTCAGAAGAAGCCTCAGCTACCGGGGCTGTTGCTTCTGCTTTTGGTGCTTCTTCTACTTTCTTCACTACAGGGCGGTGACGATTTTCGCGCTGTTGTTTTTTATGCTCTTCCTGGCGTTTAACAACTGTTGCTTCATGTTCAGCATACCACTCTTGAAATTTAGTCATAGCAGCAGCTTCATCAAACAAACCTAATTTTACACCTCTCAATAAATGTTTCAAATATAAAACACCTTTGAAAGATAAAATTGTGCGTACAGTATCTGTAGGTTGCGCACCTTTATGTAACCACTCTAATGCTTTTTGGCGATCTAACTGAATAGTAGCTGGAACAGTTAAAGGGTTGTAAGTTCCCAACTTCTGGATAAACTTACCGTCTCTTGGAGAGCGAGCGTCTGCTACTACAATAAAGTAAAATGGGCGCTTCTTGCTTCCGTGTCTTTGTAATCTAATTTTTACTGCCATCTTAAATAGAAATTTAAAGGCTAAAGGATTTGGTTAAAAAAAATTTTGGAAGGCAAAGGTAATTATTTAAGTCAATTAATCCAAACAGAAATTCACTTTTTTATTTAATGACTCCTAATTTTTTACCAACTTTCGTAAACGCAGCAATCGCCTTATCCAGGTGTTTTAGTTCATGAGCAGCACTCATCTGAACCCGAATACGTGCCTGCCCCTTTGGCACCACCGGAAAGAAAAAGCCAGTAACATAAATACCTTCTTCTTGCAAAGCTGCTGCAAACTCTTGTGCCACATTAGCTTCATATAGCATCACCGGAACAATCGGATGAATACCCGGTTTAATATCAAACCCTGCTTCCGTCATTTTCGTCCTAAAATATTTGGTATTATTTTCTAATTTATCTCGTAATTCTGTTGTCTCGCTTAACATATCCAAGATGGCAATAGAAGCACCAACAATGCTAGGTGCTAAGGTATTGGAAAACAAATAAGGGCGGCTTCTTTGCCGTAACATTTCTATTATTTCCTTTTTCCCTGAAGTGAATCCTCCACTTGCACCGCCTAAAGCTTTCCCTAAAGTACCTGTGATGATATCAATTTTCCCCATTACACCACAATGCTCGTGTGTACCACGACCCGTTTTGCCAATAAAGCCAGATGAGTGACTTTCATCGCTCATCACTATGGCTTCATACTTTTCCGCCAATGCGACAATCTTATCTAATTGCGCAATCGTTCCATCCATAGAAAAAGAACCATCTGTAACAATGATGCGACTGCGCAAATTTGCGCTCTCTTTTAGCTTAGCTTCTAAATCTTCCATATTATTGTGCTCATACCGATATCGCTGTGCCTTACACAATCGTACCCCGTCAATAATTGATGCATGGTTTAAAGCATCACTAATGATCGCATCCTGCTCATTGAATAAAGGTTCAAATACTCCTCCATTTGCATCAAATGCTGCCGCATATAAAATTGTATCTTCGGTGCCTAAAAATTTAGATATTTTCTCTTCTAATTCTTTATGAATATCTTGTGTTCCGCAGATAAATCGAACACTGCTCATTCCATAACCTCTTCTGTCAATGGTATTTTTTGCTGCTTCTAATGCTTTAGGATGAGACGACAATCCCAAGTAATTATTAGCACAAAAATTCAATATAGTTTTCCCGTTTACAATTATTTCAGCACCTTGCGGGCTTTCTATCAGACGTTCCTTCTTAAATAGACCGGCAGCCTTTATTTCATTCAATTCACCACCGATGCGTTTTGCAAAATTTTCGTTCATTAGTATAAGTTATTATTTTAGAAAACTAAAGGTAAAATATTTTTGATATCCTACGGTTAAGTGCAAAAAAAAACCTCAACAAATAAATGTTGAGGCTTAAAAATAAATATGGCAGCTACCTACTCTTCCAGGGATAATACCCAAGTACCATCGGCCATAAGGGGCTTAACTGCTCTGTTCGGTATGGGAAGAGGTGAACACCCTTGGCAAAACCACCATAAAAAGGTTGTGCTTGACACACATAATAAGGTCATATTGGAAAAACTCAAATAAAGAGCATCATCCTTACATTTCATTATAAGAATAATATTAAAAAAATAAAGCTTACGGGCAATTAGTACTACTCGACTTTGGTGTCACCACCTTTACATCTATAGCCTATCAACGTCATAGTCTCTGACGACCCTTAAAAGTAAACTCATCTTGAGGAAGGTTTCGCGCTTAGATGCTTTCAGCGCTTATCCTGGCTGTACATAGCTACTCAGCATTACACCTGGCGGCATAACTGATTCACCAGCGGTACATACGACCCGGTCCTCTCGTACTAAGGTCATGTCCTCTCAATTTACTAGCGCCCACCACAGATAGAGACCGAACTGTCTTGCGACGTTCTGAACCCAGTTCACGTGCCACTTTAATGGGCGAACAGCCCAACCCTTGGGACCTTCTCCAGCCCCAGGATGTGACGAACCGACATCGAGGTGCCAAACCTTACCGTCGATATGAGCTCTTGGGTAAGATCAGCCTGTTATCCCCGGAGTACCTTTTATCCTTTGAGCGATGACCCTTCCATGCAGAATCACCGGATCACTTTAGCCGACTTTCGTCCCTGCTCGGCGTGTCTGCCTCACAGTCAAGCACCCTTCTACTAATGCGCTCTATGTACGATTACCAACCGTACTGAGGGTACCTTTGCAAGCCTCCGTTACTTTTTAGGAGGCGACCACCCCAGTCAAACTACCCACCATGCAATGTCTCCTTGTTCAGGATTAGGTTCTAAGCAACAGAAGGTTGGTATTTCAACGTTGACTCCACGCATACTGGCGTACACGCTTCATAGTCTCCCAACTATCCTACACATCGGTTGCTCAAAATCAATGCAAAGTTGTAGTGAAGGTTCACGGGGTCTTTTCGTCCCGTGGCGGGTAACCGGCATCTTCACCGATACTACAATTTCACCGGGCTCGTGGAGGAGACAGTGTTCAACTCATTAGACCATTCGTGCAGGTCGGAACTTACCCGACAAGGAATTTCGCTACCTTAGGACCGTTATAGTTACGGCCGCCGTTTACTGGGGCTTCAGTCAGAAGCTTCGCCTTGCGGCTAACATCCTTCCTTAACCTTCCAGCACCGGGCAGGTTTCAGGCTCTATACGTCATCTTTCGATTTTGCAGGGCCCTGTGTTTTTGTTAAACAGTTGGTTGAACCTATTTACTGAGACCACATCGCTGTGGTATGCTTTATCCCGAAGTTACAGCATTAATTTGCCTAGTTCCTTCTCCACGGCTCACCCGAGCGCCTTAGAATACTCATCCCGTCTACCTGTGTCGGTTTGCGGTACTGGCTGCATATCTCGCTTTTCTTGGAACCGCTTTTACACTTTCGCTTCGCCCGAAGGTTCTGCTCTGCGCCCTATTCCGTCAGGACGCAAGTGCCACGGCGATCCGTCACTTTTAATAATATGCAGGTGAAGGAATATTAA
The Arachidicoccus soli DNA segment above includes these coding regions:
- the rimM gene encoding ribosome maturation factor RimM (Essential for efficient processing of 16S rRNA): MDYIHIGKVVATHGTNGDIVVQHALSKKLVLKEVEAIFIEEAKGVYIPYFIEKSTAKNTNELLLKCEGINSKESAHRFIKKNIWLRHEDFAKIADAASPIALIGYMVFNEEKPLAKVEEVIEQPHQVLLRVTYQEKEVLIPLHSETLNKIDRKKQEVHVSLPDGLLEIYLSA
- the rpsP gene encoding 30S ribosomal protein S16 encodes the protein MAVKIRLQRHGSKKRPFYFIVVADARSPRDGKFIQKLGTYNPLTVPATIQLDRQKALEWLHKGAQPTDTVRTILSFKGVLYLKHLLRGVKLGLFDEAAAMTKFQEWYAEHEATVVKRQEEHKKQQRENRHRPVVKKVEEAPKAEATAPVAEASSEETPSTEA
- the kbl gene encoding glycine C-acetyltransferase; translation: MNENFAKRIGGELNEIKAAGLFKKERLIESPQGAEIIVNGKTILNFCANNYLGLSSHPKALEAAKNTIDRRGYGMSSVRFICGTQDIHKELEEKISKFLGTEDTILYAAAFDANGGVFEPLFNEQDAIISDALNHASIIDGVRLCKAQRYRYEHNNMEDLEAKLKESANLRSRIIVTDGSFSMDGTIAQLDKIVALAEKYEAIVMSDESHSSGFIGKTGRGTHEHCGVMGKIDIITGTLGKALGGASGGFTSGKKEIIEMLRQRSRPYLFSNTLAPSIVGASIAILDMLSETTELRDKLENNTKYFRTKMTEAGFDIKPGIHPIVPVMLYEANVAQEFAAALQEEGIYVTGFFFPVVPKGQARIRVQMSAAHELKHLDKAIAAFTKVGKKLGVIK